In a genomic window of Burkholderiales bacterium:
- a CDS encoding acetoacetate metabolism regulatory protein AtoC encodes MNSILIIDDQPGMRRTLEILLRKEGYQAVSVGSGEGVVELLRDLQPEVVLADLKMEPLSGIDVLREAKKHSPRTAVIIMTAYGTIESAVEAMRLGAFDYITKPFKNNEIVLKVKKALEKSALLSEVQRLRREVDPVFGAHPLIAESPAMKAVLEQIQKIALTPLTVLITGETGTGKTQIAKAIHYNSPMAKGRFVSINAAAVPEPLLESELFGHEKGAFTGAIHSRKGLFEEAHRGTLFLDEIGTLSANLQSKLLGVLQDREIRRVGANRHIAVDVRVIAATNTDLEEAVARGEFRRDLFYRLNVARIHMPPLRERREDIAPLVRYFLSALSQRMGKTYEIGPEALDLLLKHDYPGNIRELQNALEWAVAVSPGPLLRPEDLPEPIRVGQPIQPVPSRTQAPRTLDEHEKQLITDTIARCRGNLAEAAKILNIGRTTLWRKMREYGIGKKLNGRS; translated from the coding sequence ATGAATTCTATTCTCATCATCGACGATCAACCCGGGATGCGCCGTACCCTGGAAATCCTGCTCCGGAAAGAAGGTTACCAGGCGGTCTCGGTGGGAAGCGGCGAGGGTGTAGTTGAGCTATTGCGAGATCTCCAGCCTGAGGTGGTCCTTGCCGATCTCAAGATGGAGCCGTTGTCCGGCATCGACGTCCTGCGGGAGGCCAAAAAACACTCGCCGAGAACGGCGGTAATCATCATGACTGCCTACGGCACGATCGAATCAGCCGTGGAAGCCATGAGATTAGGGGCTTTCGACTACATCACCAAGCCGTTCAAGAACAACGAAATCGTCCTCAAGGTAAAGAAGGCCTTGGAAAAAAGCGCTCTGTTGAGCGAGGTCCAGCGCTTGAGGCGGGAGGTCGATCCCGTCTTCGGCGCCCATCCGCTGATCGCCGAAAGCCCGGCGATGAAGGCGGTGCTGGAACAAATCCAAAAGATCGCGCTGACGCCCCTCACCGTGTTGATTACGGGCGAGACTGGCACAGGGAAGACGCAGATCGCCAAGGCGATCCATTACAACAGTCCGATGGCGAAAGGCAGGTTCGTATCCATAAACGCCGCCGCAGTTCCGGAACCTTTGCTGGAGAGCGAACTCTTCGGCCACGAAAAAGGCGCTTTTACCGGCGCCATTCACAGTCGCAAGGGTCTGTTCGAGGAGGCGCATCGAGGAACCTTGTTCCTGGATGAAATTGGCACGCTATCCGCCAATCTGCAATCCAAACTGCTGGGAGTGCTCCAGGATCGAGAGATCAGGCGGGTGGGTGCAAATCGCCATATCGCCGTCGACGTGCGCGTCATCGCCGCCACCAACACCGATCTTGAAGAGGCGGTTGCCCGAGGAGAGTTCCGCCGTGACCTGTTTTACCGGCTCAACGTCGCCAGGATCCATATGCCGCCCTTGCGCGAACGGCGGGAAGACATCGCTCCTTTGGTACGGTATTTCCTGTCTGCTCTGTCTCAGCGAATGGGCAAGACTTATGAAATCGGCCCGGAAGCTCTGGATCTGCTTCTCAAACACGACTATCCCGGCAACATCCGTGAGCTGCAAAATGCCTTGGAATGGGCGGTGGCGGTGTCTCCCGGCCCGTTACTGCGCCCAGAAGACCTCCCGGAGCCCATACGAGTCGGCCAGCCAATCCAGCCGGTTCCCTCACGAACACAGGCGCCACGCACCCTGGACGAGCACGAGAAACAGCTCATCACCGACACCATTGCTCGCTGCCGGGGAAATCTCGCCGAAGCGGCGAAAATTCTGAACATCGGGCGCACGACGCTTTGGCGCAAAATGCGCGAGTACGGCATAGGAAAAAAATTGAATGGGCGGTCCTAA
- the macB gene encoding macrolide export ATP-binding/permease protein MacB — MAESIALLRNVEKNYPSANGMVTALSQVTLEVGHPDYLCLMGPSGSGKTTLLNILGGIDRPSAGEVFLDGQRIDTLPEGELLPIRRKKVAYVFQEARLMPSLTALENVLLPSAFAGGDDKQAQERALALLKKVGLEKRTHHLVHQLSGGEAQRVCIARALLNRPLLVLADEPTGNLDHATRLEIVKLLESIYEEGGTVVMVTHDPELGRRARRKIVIHDGKIQEEISDPSA; from the coding sequence ATGGCGGAGTCCATCGCTCTGTTGCGCAACGTGGAGAAGAATTACCCTTCCGCCAACGGGATGGTCACAGCCCTTTCCCAGGTCACCCTGGAAGTCGGCCACCCCGATTACCTCTGCCTTATGGGACCCTCTGGCTCGGGCAAGACCACGCTGCTCAACATCCTGGGCGGCATCGACCGGCCCAGCGCGGGCGAGGTTTTTCTCGACGGGCAACGAATCGACACCCTGCCGGAGGGAGAGCTGCTTCCGATCCGGCGCAAGAAGGTGGCCTACGTGTTCCAGGAAGCACGGCTCATGCCGTCCCTCACCGCCTTGGAAAACGTGCTCCTGCCCTCCGCCTTCGCCGGCGGTGACGATAAGCAGGCGCAAGAGCGGGCGCTGGCCCTGTTGAAAAAAGTCGGCCTGGAAAAGCGCACCCATCATCTGGTGCACCAGCTCTCCGGAGGCGAGGCCCAGCGGGTTTGCATCGCCCGGGCCCTGCTCAACCGGCCGTTGCTGGTCCTGGCGGACGAGCCTACCGGCAATCTCGATCACGCCACCAGGCTGGAGATCGTGAAGCTGCTGGAGAGCATCTACGAGGAAGGCGGCACGGTGGTCATGGTCACCCACGATCCCGAGCTAGGCCGCCGAGCCAGACGGAAAATAGTCATTCACGACGGCAAGATTCAAGAGGAGATTTCGGATCCGTCCGCTTGA
- a CDS encoding ABC transporter permease: protein MKIYEIAWREISRRRLRTLYTASSIVLSVALLVATVLVGAAGQKDLLLTITRYGHSLTIFPATSAEVSLQRFGIGSGHYIPEEAIPEIKRVYDHAIRAGWQKKGGLVLDAGTIGGVDNFQEAIFAPRLYEESTLLGRRVVVAGLVPDAEYKARFWWEVDEGRLINGGDEVMLGKVFADVTGIKVGDRLEINGRPMKVAGILRETDSPDDYMVFGDLRAVQQAFGKQGLVSLVNVRAMCNYCPVGEAELAINQKVVGVRATSQREIATAQHKIFRNVTGVILGLVLLSLIIACMAVFNMVLGTIHNRIREVGLLKVLGASRGQLLRLFIYEALLVGIVGGIIGYAAGYLLAVTVGPWLLPAALIDIRWWHPLAAVAVATLTSVAATLYPALHVSRIRAVEAFGAL from the coding sequence ATGAAGATCTACGAAATCGCCTGGCGCGAAATTAGCCGCCGCAGGCTCAGGACCCTTTATACCGCGAGCAGCATCGTCCTCTCGGTCGCCCTGCTGGTGGCCACCGTGCTCGTGGGGGCCGCGGGGCAGAAGGATCTGCTTCTCACCATCACCCGCTACGGCCATAGCCTCACGATCTTTCCCGCCACCAGCGCCGAGGTCAGTCTGCAGCGGTTCGGCATCGGCAGCGGCCACTATATCCCGGAGGAGGCGATTCCGGAGATCAAACGGGTCTACGATCACGCGATCCGGGCCGGCTGGCAGAAGAAGGGCGGTCTGGTCCTGGATGCGGGAACTATCGGGGGCGTGGACAACTTCCAGGAAGCCATATTCGCCCCCCGGCTTTACGAGGAAAGCACCCTGCTGGGACGGCGGGTCGTGGTAGCCGGACTGGTGCCGGACGCCGAGTACAAGGCACGCTTCTGGTGGGAGGTGGACGAAGGACGCCTGATCAACGGCGGCGACGAAGTAATGCTGGGCAAGGTCTTTGCCGATGTTACCGGTATCAAGGTCGGCGATCGCCTGGAGATCAACGGCCGGCCCATGAAGGTGGCCGGCATTCTGCGCGAAACCGATTCTCCGGACGATTATATGGTGTTCGGCGATCTGCGGGCGGTGCAACAAGCCTTTGGCAAGCAGGGACTGGTATCCCTGGTCAACGTGCGCGCCATGTGCAACTACTGCCCGGTAGGGGAAGCCGAGCTTGCCATCAACCAAAAAGTGGTCGGCGTGCGAGCCACCTCCCAGCGGGAGATCGCGACCGCCCAGCACAAGATCTTTCGCAATGTCACCGGGGTGATTCTCGGGCTGGTGCTCCTATCCCTCATCATCGCCTGCATGGCGGTATTCAACATGGTCCTCGGCACCATCCACAACCGGATCCGCGAGGTGGGGTTGCTCAAAGTCCTGGGGGCCTCCCGCGGGCAGCTCCTGCGGCTGTTCATATACGAGGCGCTGCTCGTAGGCATCGTGGGGGGAATCATCGGATACGCGGCAGGCTATCTCTTGGCGGTGACCGTGGGGCCTTGGCTGTTGCCGGCGGCCCTCATCGATATCCGCTGGTGGCATCCTCTTGCCGCCGTCGCCGTCGCCACTTTGACCAGCGTGGCCGCAACCCTCTATCCCGCGCTTCACGTCTCCCGTATCCGGGCGGTGGAAGCTTTCGGCGCGCTGTGA
- a CDS encoding ABC transporter: MMIELKDVWRVYTAGDQVIQAVRGVNLAIAPGEFVAIVGHSGSGKSTLLSLMGGLSRPTRGTVLFDSADLWKLGDDERSEIRNLKIGFIFQFASLIPTLDALDNVALPAMFSPSPRPKSEVYRKAQELLALIGLGDKQHAYPNELSGGQQRRVAIARALVHHPAVILADEPTGDLDEETEAEVIRLLLDTRRRYGSALVLVTHNRSLAHHADRLLHMKNGSLMYEDLRNRLARN; the protein is encoded by the coding sequence ATGATGATCGAGCTCAAGGACGTCTGGCGGGTGTACACCGCGGGCGACCAGGTCATCCAGGCGGTACGGGGGGTGAACTTGGCCATCGCACCGGGGGAGTTCGTCGCCATCGTGGGCCACTCGGGCAGCGGCAAGTCCACTCTGCTCAGCCTGATGGGAGGGCTGTCGCGACCCACGCGAGGCACGGTCCTCTTTGATTCGGCAGATCTGTGGAAGCTCGGCGACGATGAGCGTTCGGAGATCCGGAACCTCAAGATCGGGTTTATTTTCCAGTTCGCCAGCCTGATCCCTACCCTGGACGCCCTGGATAACGTGGCCCTTCCCGCCATGTTTTCTCCGTCCCCACGCCCCAAAAGCGAGGTCTACAGGAAAGCTCAGGAGCTGCTGGCTCTGATAGGCTTGGGGGACAAGCAACACGCTTATCCCAACGAGCTCTCGGGCGGGCAGCAGCGACGCGTCGCCATCGCCCGGGCCCTCGTCCATCATCCCGCGGTAATCCTGGCCGACGAGCCCACGGGAGACCTGGACGAGGAAACCGAGGCCGAAGTGATCCGGCTGCTGTTGGACACCCGGCGCCGTTACGGCTCTGCGCTGGTCCTGGTCACCCATAACCGCAGCCTCGCCCACCATGCGGATCGGCTGCTGCACATGAAAAACGGGAGCCTGATGTATGAAGATCTACGAAATCGCCTGGCGCGAAATTAG
- a CDS encoding ABC transporter permease: MGQRQLTALTGPRSAGIPCVPVRGPLYRLASMGLLPLALKNLRRKLFRTCVLALAVAIAGGAVFSTFTIVWGVERSLQRGFSRFGADILVVPRGALVSMKSALLTGEPSAFYMKASLMDEIRSLSGVAKVSPQVFLTSAEGDHCIIGNAFLIGFDPATDFTVTPWLAQKLKRSLALDDAIVGGNNPYQIGETVYFYGKNFTVYGKLERTGIGLYDNAIFIPIEQAYQLAEASSRFADVPPMGFSRGDVSAFLVQVSSTANANAVRFVLSRNPVVKVITAGNIVTSVRQNLAALFAGTLILSAVLIVGNALMISAVFSSIVNERRRELGLLRALGAKRKTIFRLFVSESGLLATLGGLAGVLLGAILLRAYARTIGFHLESLNIPFLWPPWPHIGLVALASVLLSLLVGLVGAAYPASAGGRMEPYDAIRSGE; encoded by the coding sequence GTGGGACAGCGCCAACTCACGGCCCTCACCGGCCCGCGCTCGGCCGGCATCCCTTGCGTACCGGTGCGCGGGCCCCTTTATCGCCTCGCCTCCATGGGACTGCTCCCCCTCGCGCTCAAGAACCTAAGGCGCAAGCTTTTCCGCACCTGCGTGCTGGCGCTGGCGGTCGCCATCGCCGGGGGGGCGGTTTTTTCTACCTTCACCATCGTGTGGGGGGTCGAGCGCAGTCTACAGCGCGGATTTTCCCGGTTCGGCGCGGACATCCTGGTGGTACCCCGGGGTGCCTTAGTCAGCATGAAATCGGCGCTGCTGACGGGCGAGCCGTCGGCTTTTTACATGAAGGCTTCGCTGATGGATGAGATCCGCTCCCTTTCGGGCGTCGCCAAAGTCTCGCCTCAAGTGTTTCTCACCTCCGCCGAGGGCGATCACTGCATCATCGGTAACGCGTTCCTGATCGGCTTCGATCCCGCCACCGACTTCACCGTGACACCTTGGCTGGCGCAAAAGCTCAAACGGTCGCTGGCGCTGGATGACGCCATCGTGGGCGGTAACAACCCCTATCAGATAGGGGAGACCGTATACTTCTACGGAAAAAACTTCACCGTCTATGGCAAGCTGGAAAGGACCGGAATCGGGCTCTACGACAACGCAATCTTCATCCCTATCGAGCAGGCTTACCAACTGGCGGAAGCGTCCAGCCGGTTCGCGGATGTCCCGCCCATGGGATTTTCCCGCGGCGACGTATCAGCCTTCCTCGTTCAGGTCAGCAGCACCGCCAACGCCAACGCCGTGCGTTTCGTCCTCAGCCGGAATCCAGTGGTCAAGGTGATCACGGCCGGCAATATCGTCACCTCTGTGCGCCAAAACCTGGCTGCTTTATTCGCTGGCACGCTCATTCTGAGCGCCGTCCTGATCGTCGGCAATGCCCTCATGATCAGCGCTGTCTTTTCTTCTATCGTCAATGAGCGCAGGAGAGAGCTGGGCCTCCTGCGCGCCCTGGGTGCCAAGAGAAAAACGATCTTCCGTTTGTTCGTTTCCGAATCCGGGCTGCTCGCCACCTTGGGCGGTCTGGCCGGCGTGCTGCTCGGGGCGATCCTCCTGCGAGCGTATGCGCGCACCATTGGCTTTCACCTGGAGTCGTTGAACATCCCGTTCCTTTGGCCCCCTTGGCCCCATATTGGGCTGGTCGCGCTGGCCAGCGTTTTACTTTCGCTCCTGGTCGGATTGGTCGGCGCAGCGTACCCGGCGTCGGCGGGAGGCCGGATGGAACCCTACGACGCGATTCGCTCCGGAGAATGA
- the fccB-2 gene encoding cytochrome c (possible pseudo, frameshifted), whose product MPGAAPKARVVVVGGGFAGATAAKYVRLWDPGIDVTLVERQPEFISCPLSNLVLAGVRRLPEISRPYDPLQSRWGVRLVRDEATAIDLDKRQVRLARGNPLSYDRLIVAPGIDFMWETIPGLASPAAQERVPHAWKAGPQTLVLRRQLEAMRDGGVYAIAIPKMPYRCPPGPYERVSLVAFYLKQAKPRAKILILDANPDITSKKGLFTKAWEDLYKGMIEYRANSELVDVDASTLTAKLQFENVKADVLNVVPPQRAGAIAKQAGLITANDRWCEVDFLTYESKVAKGVHVLGDATQSAPAMPKSGHMANQHGKICAAAVVALLQGQEVNREPLIANTCYSFVSDREAMHVASVHRYDPEKKTMVTVQGAGGLSSARNELEAQYAWAWGQNIWNDMLG is encoded by the coding sequence ATGCCCGGGGCGGCGCCCAAGGCGCGGGTGGTGGTGGTGGGCGGCGGCTTTGCCGGGGCGACCGCGGCCAAGTACGTGCGGCTATGGGACCCGGGCATTGACGTGACCCTGGTGGAGCGGCAGCCCGAATTCATCTCCTGCCCCTTAAGCAACCTGGTGCTCGCTGGGGTGCGGCGGCTGCCCGAGATCAGCCGCCCCTACGACCCGCTCCAAAGCCGCTGGGGCGTGCGGCTGGTGCGCGATGAAGCCACCGCCATCGACCTGGACAAGCGGCAAGTGCGCCTGGCGCGGGGCAACCCCTTGTCCTATGACCGACTGATCGTGGCCCCGGGCATCGACTTCATGTGGGAGACGATTCCGGGCTTAGCGAGCCCGGCGGCCCAAGAGCGGGTGCCCCATGCCTGGAAGGCGGGCCCCCAGACCCTCGTGCTGCGCCGTCAGCTCGAAGCCATGCGCGACGGAGGCGTGTACGCGATTGCCATCCCCAAGATGCCCTACCGCTGCCCCCCGGGGCCCTACGAGCGGGTGAGCCTCGTCGCTTTCTACTTGAAGCAGGCCAAGCCCCGCGCCAAGATCCTGATCCTGGATGCCAACCCCGACATCACCTCCAAGAAGGGGCTCTTTACCAAGGCCTGGGAAGACCTCTACAAGGGCATGATCGAGTACCGGGCCAACAGCGAGCTAGTGGACGTGGATGCTTCCACCCTGACGGCGAAGTTACAGTTCGAAAACGTTAAGGCCGACGTTTTGAACGTTGTGCCACCGCAGCGGGCTGGGGCGATCGCCAAGCAGGCGGGGCTCATCACCGCCAACGACCGCTGGTGCGAAGTGGACTTCCTGACCTACGAGTCCAAAGTGGCCAAGGGCGTGCACGTCTTAGGGGATGCCACCCAATCGGCGCCGGCCATGCCCAAGTCGGGCCACATGGCCAACCAGCACGGCAAGATCTGCGCTGCGGCCGTCGTGGCCCTCCTGCAGGGCCAGGAAGTCAACCGCGAGCCGCTGATCGCCAACACCTGCTACAGCTTTGTGTCCGACCGGGAGGCGATGCACGTGGCCTCGGTGCACCGCTACGACCCGGAGAAAAAGACCATGGTCACCGTGCAGGGGGCAGGGGGCTTGTCCAGCGCCCGCAACGAGCTGGAAGCCCAGTACGCCTGGGCCTGGGGCCAGAACATTTGGAACGATATGCTCGGCTGA
- the lexA gene encoding LexA repressor, whose protein sequence is MDELTPRQAEILEWIREFMEFTGLPPTRAEMAEALGFRSPNAAEEHLRTLARKGVIELLPGASRGIRLKLPVGLPVVGRVAAGSPILAAQNIETRYRIDGQVFKPRAHYLLRVRGMSMRDAGILDGDLLAVHRTREVRSGQIVVARLYDEVTVKRFKRRGREVVLLPENPEFPPILVDPRSHFFAIEGIGVGIIRNEKPF, encoded by the coding sequence ATGGACGAACTCACCCCGCGGCAGGCCGAGATCCTGGAATGGATCCGGGAATTCATGGAATTTACGGGCCTCCCCCCCACTCGGGCCGAGATGGCCGAGGCCCTCGGTTTCCGGTCGCCCAACGCGGCGGAAGAGCATCTGCGAACCCTGGCACGCAAGGGAGTCATCGAGCTGTTGCCGGGCGCTTCCCGCGGCATTCGGCTCAAGCTGCCCGTAGGCCTGCCGGTAGTGGGACGCGTGGCCGCCGGCTCGCCAATCCTCGCCGCGCAAAACATCGAGACCCGCTACCGCATCGACGGCCAGGTGTTCAAGCCCCGAGCCCACTACCTGCTCCGGGTGCGGGGCATGAGCATGCGGGATGCCGGTATCCTGGACGGGGATCTCCTGGCGGTGCACCGCACCCGCGAGGTCCGCTCCGGCCAGATCGTGGTGGCCCGCCTCTACGATGAGGTGACGGTGAAACGCTTCAAGCGCCGCGGCCGGGAAGTGGTGCTGTTGCCGGAGAACCCCGAGTTCCCTCCCATCCTAGTCGATCCCCGCTCCCATTTCTTCGCCATCGAAGGGATCGGCGTGGGAATCATCCGCAACGAAAAGCCGTTCTGA
- a CDS encoding elongation factor G, whose translation MALITTEAIRAVALVGHAGAGKTTLAEALLYRAGAIPAMGSIERGTTVCDFDPLEKQHQHSLYSAVAHFEHQGTRIHLIDTPGYPDFLGQAISCLPAAETVIVVVNAQTGIELTTTRMMNWAARRRLCRMIVVNKIDAENTDLPALLDALQETFGKECLPINLPAAGGTKVVDCFFNPAGESDFSSVEQAHRALIDQVVEVDEELMALYLEQGDIDPEQLHAPFEKALREGHLVPICFASARTGAGVPELLEVFVKLLPNPAEGNPRPFIKGEGPEAEEFRAVPDPDKHVVAHVFKVSVDPFVGKLGVFKVHQGTITKDSQLFIGDARKPFKVGHLFMLRGKEHIEVERCIPGDIAAVAKVEEITFDAVLHDHHDEDRIHLQPLEFPNPIYGLAIDTVKRGDEQRLWDVLAKLASEDPCLKVERLMSTNETVVWGLGELHLRTLLERMTTQYKLEVKTHPPRIEYRETITAPAEGHHRHKKQTGGAGQFGEVFLRIEPLPRGAGFQFVDEVKGGAIPSQFIPAVEKGVQQVMESGAIAGYPMQDVRVVVYDGKTHPVDGKEVAFITAGKKAFLDAVMKARPIVLEPIVRIEITVPEANMGDVAGDIASKRGQVTGTQSGRGGMVTVSGLVPLSELNNYQSRLKSLTGGAGSYSVEFSHYEPVPPNVQQQLVAQHKAPAAED comes from the coding sequence ATGGCCTTGATCACGACAGAAGCGATCCGTGCCGTGGCCCTGGTGGGACACGCCGGCGCCGGGAAAACCACCCTGGCGGAAGCCTTGCTCTACCGGGCCGGCGCGATTCCGGCCATGGGTTCCATCGAGCGCGGGACCACGGTCTGCGACTTCGATCCCCTGGAAAAGCAGCACCAGCACTCCCTCTACTCGGCGGTGGCCCATTTCGAGCACCAAGGCACTCGCATCCACCTCATCGATACCCCCGGCTACCCCGATTTCCTCGGCCAGGCCATCAGTTGCCTGCCTGCGGCGGAGACGGTGATCGTGGTGGTCAACGCCCAGACGGGTATCGAACTCACCACCACCCGGATGATGAACTGGGCCGCCCGGCGCAGGCTTTGCCGCATGATCGTGGTAAACAAGATCGACGCCGAGAACACCGACCTACCGGCCCTCCTCGACGCCCTGCAGGAGACCTTCGGCAAGGAGTGCCTGCCCATCAACCTGCCCGCCGCCGGCGGCACGAAAGTGGTGGATTGCTTCTTCAACCCGGCGGGAGAATCGGATTTCTCCTCCGTCGAGCAAGCGCACCGGGCCCTCATCGACCAGGTGGTAGAGGTGGACGAGGAGCTCATGGCCCTGTATCTGGAGCAGGGGGACATCGATCCCGAACAGCTCCACGCGCCCTTCGAAAAGGCGCTGCGGGAGGGGCACCTGGTCCCCATCTGCTTCGCTTCCGCCCGCACCGGCGCGGGCGTTCCGGAGCTGCTGGAAGTCTTCGTCAAGCTCCTGCCCAATCCCGCGGAGGGTAACCCCCGCCCCTTCATCAAGGGCGAGGGGCCGGAAGCGGAAGAGTTCCGCGCCGTGCCGGACCCGGACAAACACGTGGTAGCCCACGTGTTCAAGGTGAGCGTGGACCCGTTTGTGGGCAAGCTGGGCGTGTTCAAGGTGCACCAGGGCACCATCACCAAGGACTCCCAGCTTTTCATCGGCGACGCGAGGAAGCCCTTCAAGGTGGGCCACCTGTTCATGCTCCGGGGCAAGGAACATATCGAGGTGGAGCGCTGCATCCCCGGCGACATCGCCGCGGTGGCCAAGGTGGAGGAGATTACCTTCGACGCCGTGCTGCACGACCATCACGACGAGGATCGCATCCATTTGCAGCCCCTGGAGTTTCCCAACCCGATTTACGGGCTGGCCATCGACACGGTCAAGCGGGGAGACGAGCAGCGGCTGTGGGACGTGCTCGCCAAACTCGCCTCCGAAGACCCGTGCCTCAAGGTGGAGCGGCTGATGAGCACCAACGAGACGGTGGTGTGGGGCCTGGGCGAGCTGCACCTGCGCACCCTGCTCGAGCGCATGACCACCCAGTACAAGCTGGAGGTGAAGACCCATCCGCCGCGCATCGAGTACCGGGAGACCATCACCGCGCCGGCGGAGGGCCACCACCGGCACAAGAAGCAGACCGGCGGCGCGGGCCAGTTCGGCGAAGTCTTCCTGCGCATCGAGCCCCTGCCCCGGGGCGCGGGCTTCCAATTCGTGGACGAGGTGAAAGGCGGCGCGATCCCGTCTCAGTTCATCCCGGCGGTGGAAAAGGGCGTGCAGCAAGTCATGGAATCCGGCGCCATCGCCGGCTACCCTATGCAGGACGTGCGGGTCGTGGTCTACGACGGCAAGACCCACCCGGTGGACGGGAAGGAGGTGGCCTTCATCACCGCCGGCAAGAAGGCGTTCCTGGACGCGGTCATGAAGGCGCGTCCCATCGTGCTGGAGCCCATTGTGCGCATCGAGATCACGGTCCCGGAGGCCAACATGGGCGACGTCGCCGGCGACATCGCCTCCAAGCGCGGCCAGGTCACCGGTACCCAGTCCGGGCGCGGCGGCATGGTCACGGTCTCCGGGCTCGTGCCTCTGTCCGAGCTCAACAACTATCAATCCCGGCTCAAGTCCTTGACCGGAGGCGCCGGCTCCTACAGCGTGGAGTTCAGCCACTATGAGCCGGTGCCGCCCAACGTTCAGCAGCAGCTCGTCGCCCAGCACAAGGCGCCGGCGGCGGAGGATTGA
- a CDS encoding MATE family efflux transporter: protein MKPAPPRDGAVEPLPGPLSRLPAVRFDAAGRRHVDLQAVGRLAVPLAANSALQAVLNLTDTWFVGRLSTDATTALGAVHFLVIVCFLVVGGTGLAVQPLVAQAYGARRERRASQAAWLGIWGTLCAVPAFVGLAFAGAGILGPFGLPPSIHALALDYWFPRLLGASVGVLLWTLCAFFNGIGRTGVTLTLMAVVAVLNVPLNELLIFRLELGMAGAAWATSIAMAAGAVLALAAFLSRPVRDEYASHLTWRPRWHGIRRLLALGLPTGLLPAVEIAAFWLFQVMMARLGPVDGAASQIVMALTSLAYMPVVGLALAGTTLVGQSIGAGDKAWAARVGDTTITLAVGYMAAVGLALALSGPWLIPLFVNAADSNAPEVVRLGVVLMWIAAGYQIFDGINIGASFCLRGAGDVRVPTALITVLAWAGFIPAVHVISFAPGQGWIDALPAWGWGAVGGWLAALLYIVAAGLTLFARWRSGAWRSIRLA from the coding sequence ATGAAGCCGGCCCCGCCCAGGGACGGCGCGGTCGAGCCCCTTCCGGGTCCACTCTCCCGGTTGCCCGCAGTGCGGTTCGACGCCGCGGGCCGCCGCCATGTGGATCTACAAGCGGTGGGGCGGCTCGCCGTGCCCCTGGCCGCCAACAGCGCCCTGCAGGCGGTGCTCAATCTCACCGACACCTGGTTCGTTGGGCGCCTGTCCACAGACGCCACCACCGCCCTGGGGGCCGTGCATTTCCTGGTGATCGTGTGCTTCCTGGTAGTGGGCGGCACGGGCCTTGCCGTGCAACCCCTGGTGGCCCAGGCCTACGGTGCGCGCCGGGAGCGGCGCGCCTCCCAGGCGGCATGGCTGGGGATATGGGGGACCCTCTGCGCGGTGCCCGCCTTCGTCGGCCTAGCCTTCGCCGGAGCGGGAATCCTGGGGCCCTTCGGGCTTCCGCCGTCGATCCATGCCCTAGCCCTGGACTACTGGTTCCCTCGATTGTTGGGCGCCTCCGTCGGCGTGCTGTTGTGGACGCTCTGCGCCTTTTTCAACGGCATCGGCCGCACCGGGGTCACCCTGACCCTGATGGCCGTGGTGGCCGTGCTGAACGTGCCCCTCAACGAGCTTCTGATCTTCCGCCTCGAACTCGGCATGGCCGGCGCCGCCTGGGCCACCTCTATAGCCATGGCGGCGGGGGCGGTCCTGGCGCTGGCGGCGTTTCTCTCCCGCCCGGTGCGAGACGAATACGCGAGCCACCTCACCTGGCGGCCCCGCTGGCACGGCATCAGGCGGCTCCTCGCCCTGGGGCTTCCCACCGGCCTCCTGCCGGCCGTGGAGATCGCCGCCTTCTGGCTATTCCAGGTGATGATGGCGCGCCTCGGCCCGGTGGACGGCGCTGCCAGCCAGATCGTGATGGCCCTCACCTCCCTCGCCTACATGCCGGTGGTGGGCCTAGCGCTGGCGGGCACCACCCTGGTGGGCCAGTCCATCGGCGCCGGCGACAAGGCATGGGCCGCTCGCGTGGGCGACACTACCATCACCCTCGCCGTGGGTTACATGGCGGCGGTGGGCCTGGCTCTGGCGCTCTCCGGCCCCTGGCTGATCCCCCTGTTCGTGAACGCCGCCGATTCGAACGCGCCAGAGGTGGTGCGGCTGGGCGTGGTGCTGATGTGGATCGCCGCCGGTTACCAGATCTTCGACGGGATTAACATCGGCGCGAGCTTCTGCCTGCGGGGGGCGGGCGACGTGCGCGTTCCCACGGCCCTGATCACCGTGCTCGCCTGGGCGGGCTTCATTCCTGCCGTGCACGTCATCTCCTTCGCCCCTGGACAGGGCTGGATCGACGCTCTGCCGGCCTGGGGATGGGGCGCCGTGGGGGGCTGGCTCGCCGCCCTGCTCTACATCGTCGCCGCCGGCCTCACCCTATTCGCCCGCTGGCGCTCCGGAGCGTGGCGATCGATCCGGCTTGCCTAG